A region of Haliotis asinina isolate JCU_RB_2024 chromosome 7, JCU_Hal_asi_v2, whole genome shotgun sequence DNA encodes the following proteins:
- the LOC137290437 gene encoding tartrate-resistant acid phosphatase type 5-like yields the protein MARITSIVSVLCVCVTGSLAVESLRFLVIGDMGGLPTYPYITPVELGTSQEMATIADKYGVSFIMELGDNFYYDGVTNVDDPRFKFTFEQVYTAPSLQVPWYLVAGNHDHNGNVSAQIAYSQVSRRWNYPYFFYPLTFDIPNSDATIDFVMTDTVTLCGNVADDFHGLQPRGPSDAEFAETQWQWIDKTLAASKATYLFTAGHFPVYSIAEHGPTDCLVDGLLPMLQKYRATGHMCGHDHNLQHLQETKDGLTLDFILSGSANFVDPSTAHKDTVPAGISKFHWADAFSKGGFVYAEATPQNMTVTYMQANGDVLYETVILPRKQ from the exons ATGGCGAGAATAACTAGCATTGTGTCTGTACTTTGTGTCTGTGTTACAG GGAGCCTGGCTGTTGAGAGCCTGCGCTTCCTGGTGATTGGAGACATGGGAGGACTGCCTACCTACCCATATATAACTCCTGTGGAACTTGGAACATCACAGGAAATGGCCACTATTGCTGACAAGTATGGAGTCTCGTTCATCATGGAGCTCGGCGATAATTTTTACTATGATGGCGTGACGAATGTTGATGACCCACGCTTCAAG TTCACGTTTGAGCAAGTGTACACAGCGCCCTCTCTGCAAGTCCCATGGTACCTTGTGGCAGGAAACCACGACCACAATGGCAATGTGTCAGCACAGATTGCCTACTCTCAAGTCTCCAGGCGATG GAACTATCCCTACTTTTTCTACCCACTGACTTTCGACATTCCTAACAGTGATGCCACCATAGACTTTGTGATGACCGACACCGTGACACTGTGTGGCAATGTTGCAGATGACTTCCATGGCCTGCAGCCCCGGGGGCCATCGGATGCTGAATTTGCGGAAACCCAGTGGCAGTGGATTGACAAGACACTAGCAGCCAGCAA AGCCACATACCTGTTCACTGCTGGCCACTTTCCTGTGTACTCCATCGCGGAGCACGGCCCCACTGACTGCCTCGTTGATGGACTCCTGCCCATGCTTCAGAAATACAGGGCTACTGGACATATGTGTGGACACGACCACAACCTTCAG CACCTACAAGAGACGAAGGACGGGCTGACCCTGGACTTCATCCTGTCTGGGTCCGCCAACTTTGTGGACCCCAGTACTGCCCACAAGGACACTGTTCCAGCTGGTATCTCCAAGTTCCACTGGGCTGATGCCTTCTCTAAGGGGGGCTTCGTGTACGCTGAGGCCACCCCACAGAACATGACAGTCACCTACATGCAGGCCAATGGTGATGTCCTCTACGAGACAGTCATACTCCCAAGGAAACAGTAA